One Elaeis guineensis isolate ETL-2024a chromosome 10, EG11, whole genome shotgun sequence genomic window carries:
- the LOC140852049 gene encoding LOW QUALITY PROTEIN: transcription repressor OFP16-like (The sequence of the model RefSeq protein was modified relative to this genomic sequence to represent the inferred CDS: inserted 1 base in 1 codon): MLGKGLNHCFSRFKRPSHSTPPPITHSLNAPRASATSSSSVVFKSFNSLYDPAAATASDSETLMLTLSSSAATAAEGSSFSSSSDSAAGTTAAYEGSCPXDRDLSTAIASRRFFPASPGPSNSIVDSAAVAVGVLGAGVAVPTYSPDPYWEFRRSMEEMVAALGLDLRAHAAQLHELLLCYLALNRKHAHKYIVGAFADLILGLAAAETRRTDA, encoded by the exons atgttGGGGAAAGGCTTAAATCACTGCTTCTCTCGCTTCAAGCGCCCTTCCCATTCTACCCCTCCGCCCATCACCCATTCCCTAAATGCCCCCCGGGCCTCCGCTACTTCGTCTTCCTCCGTGGTCTTTAAAAGTTTCAATTCCCTCTATGACCCCGCCGCCGCTACCGCCTCCGACTCCGAAACCCTAATGCTAACCCTCTCCTCCTCCGCTGCCACCGCCGCCGAGggctcctccttctcctcctcctctgatTCCGCCGCCGGCACCACGGCGGCCTACGAGGGCTCCTGCC CCGACCGCGACCTCTCCACTGCCATCGCCTCCCGCCGCTTCTTCCCAGCCTCCCCCGGCCCGTCGAACTCGATCGTGGACTCGGCCGCGGTGGCCGTCGGCGTCCTCGGTGCCGGGGTCGCCGTGCCGACGTACTCACCGGACCCATACTGGGAGTTCCGGCGGTCGATGGAGGAGATGGTGGCGGCGCTGGGGCTGGACCTCCGGGCCCATGCCGCCCAACTCCACGAGCTCCTCCTCTGCTACCTCGCCCTCAACCGGAAGCACGCCCACAAGTACATCGTCGGCGCCTTCGCCGACCTCATTCTCGGCCTCGCCGCCGCCGAGACGCGCCGAACCGACGCCTaa